The Vibrio sp. NTOU-M3 genomic sequence GGAAAATGGCACGACGGATGAGAACGCAGTGTTACTGCCGCTGAACCTTGGCCAGAAACTACTGGGTTTGGAAGGACGAGTACAATCGGTAAAAGTCTCAGCATTGACGGTGCCGGAAAACGCACTATCAAAAAAAGCACGTGAAGATTTGGAATCGCTCGATTCGGATGAATATGACCTTTGGTTCTGCACGGCGTTTGTCTCCTCAATCTCTTTCCAATTAGAAGGCGCGATGAATAACGCAATGGTGAAGCCTTTGTGGCAGGTTGCCGCTTCAGAAGGCATGGTGATTCATAAGATCCAAAGCTTATTGTTTGTTGTGACGTTTGCCGCTTTGATCGCTTCTGCGATGGGGATCGCCTCATTAATGACCAATGCGATATTGCAGCGAGCCAAAGAGATTGGTTTGATGAAGTCTCTTGGTGCTCACAACTGGCAAGTGTATGCGTTGTTCTATTCTGAATCGATGATTTGTGGCGTGTTGGGCGGCTTACTTGGTTGCCTTGCCGGGTGGGGACTATCCAAAGTGGTTGGTTATGCACTGTTTGGTTCATCCATCTCTTTTGATTGGATCATCGTTCCAGTGGTGCTGTTTATCTCGACCCTAATTACAGTGTTAGGTACTTACTTCCCTTCACGCAGAATTGCTTCTCTCTACCCAATTGAGGTGTTGTATGGCCGCAAATAAATCTTCCTCTATGCTGCTTACCTTAGTTTGGCGTTCATTGAGATTACGTGCGCAACGTGTTCTCGTGGTGTTTATGGCGTTGACGGTTGGCGCGGCAATCATTACTGCAATGGCAGGGGTCTACTTCGACATTAACCAGAAGATGAGTCATGAGCTAAGAAACTACGGAGCGAACTTTTTTGTAGGACCGGACGCGACAGCGACATTAACGACAAAGCAATACCAACAGATCAAAGCTGAGGCACCTAAAGACAGTTTAATTGCTTCCAGCCCATATCTGTACGGCATGGTACAAGCCGAGTTAGAGAAAATTGTCTTAATGGGTATCGACTTTTCGCAGTTGAAAAAACTGGTTCCTTATTGGCAAGTGGAAGGTCGATGGATTGGTGTCTCTTTTGATGATCGGAATGTCATGATCGGAAAGAAACTGGCAGAGAAATTAGAACTCAAAGTTGGCTCTGACCTGACGGTCTACAACAAAAGTGACCGTTATACGTTCAAGATTAAGGGCATCATTGAGTCAGGTTCGGATGAAGATAACTACCTAATTGTAAACCTACCGTTCGTACAAAAATGGTTGAACAAAGGGGATGAAATCAATTTTGCCATGTTCAGTCTAACGAATGATAAAGGTCAGGTAGGGCAGTTTGAATCGACTTTGAAGCAGCAGTACCCAGACTTGCTTGTTCGTCCTATCCGAAAGGTGTCAGCATCGGAAGGTAAAGTACTCAATAAGATTAAGCTGTTAATGGGCATCGTCGCTTTGGTCATTTTAGTGTTGTCTACCTTATGCGTGAATACAACCATGACGTCGATGATTTCTGAGCGACGTTATGAGTTCGCACTACAAAAGTCTTTGGGCGCATCCAATCAATCCATTACTCGTCAGATTGTTGTTGAAACTCTTGCCATTACCTTTGCTGCAGTTATTGCAGGGTTGCTAATCGGCTATGTGTTAGCGCAATTTCTTGGACACTCGGTGTTTAACGCCACCATTGATTTACGTTTCCCTGTGCTGGTTATCACTAGCTTACTTTCTTTCGCTGCGGCTTTAGTGGCTGCAACGCTTCCAACCATCAGAGCCATTCGTATCGATCCGGCTAAAGTGCTCAAAGGAGATTAACCATGTCAGATTACGCTATTAAGACCGAAGGCTTATGCAAGGTTTTTGACCAAGTTCACGCGTTGGACGACATCAATATTGAGGTAAAGAAAGGGGAGTTTGTTGCCATTATGGGGGCGTCGGGCTCTGGTAAAACGACCTTAATGAATATCCTCAGCTGTTTGGACAATCCGACCTCAGGCAAGGTGTTCCTCGATGGTGAGGAAGCGGACAGCCTAGATGAAGAAGGGCGACGAGCATTTCGAGCAGAGAAAATCGGTCTGGTCTTCCAGCAGTTTCATCTCATTCCTTATCTCACTGCTCTGGAGAACGTGATGCTTGCGCAGCATTACCATAGTGTGCCCGATGAAGAAGCAGCAAAGCGAGTGTTAGAACAAGTAGGGCTAGGGCACCGCTTTGAACACTTGCCGAGTCAGCTTTCTGGTGGTGAGCAGCAGCGTGTATGCATCGCTCGCGCGATTGTGAATGAAAGCCCGATCCTATTTGCTGACGAACCCACTGGTAACTTGGACGAGGAGAACGAAAAAATCGTCCTCGATATTTTCCAAAAACTCCATGCACAAAACCGAACCATCATTATGGTCACCCACAACCCAAGCTTAGGTCAGTACACGGACCGAATCATCCGCCTCCAACACGGCAAGTACATCGGAGAGGAGGTGTTAGATGTGGCATAAACGCCGCTACGTGATCGCGCTGTTAGCCATGCTTGCGTTATTTGGTTGTAAAGACCAAAAAGCACAAATCGGGCAACCGAGTCCTGATATTGCTGCAATGAATGCGGCGCAACAAACGGTAAGTCTTGAAAGCTATCAAGGTAAGAAAATTGTTCTGGAATTTTGGTCTTCCACCTGCGGTGCGTGCATTGCCATGATGAAGAAATGGCAAGACGTATATGCACGTCGAAGCGATGAAGTCGCAGTGATAGCGATTAACATTGATGACTACGAGGTCGACTTAAATGAATACGCCACCAAATATGGGTTTTCATTTCCGATGGTGAAAGATCAATTGGGCATCACTAAAGAACGTTTCTCTATTGGGGTGACACCCACAACTTACCTCATTAATCGCGATGGAAAGCTGGTGGACATGCACATCGGCTATTCAGCGAGTATGGATCTGGACAAGGTCATCTCTCAACTTTAATCATTTTAGGAATCAACCAAATGTTACTTACAAAATTCCGCCCGTTTTTGACCGCTCTGATTACTGTCTTTGCCATGATGTCTTCTGCTTGGGCGACTGAAAACTTACAAGAAAAAGTACAAATTGAATCACCAGTCATCTTTCAGTTAGCCAGCGGTGCAAAGGGAACGGGTTCGAAAATGACCATTCACAATAACTCGGATGAAGCTTTGGTCATCAATGGCTTCAAAGTGGATGAATTCGACAAGACCATGCTACACGGGACGAAGTATGAAGCGGGTAAGCGCAAAATGTTTATGGTGAAAAGCATCACTATTCCTGCATATAAAAAACTCGCGCTTACGCCAAATACACACCATTTCATGATGTTTGGTCCAAAGCGTGAATTAGAGCTTGGTGAGTACCTGACGATGATAGTAAACACCAATCAAGGTGACTTCAAAGTGATCGCGCAAGTGGTGCCTCGTAAGCTGAAATAAGGTGGCTCAATGAAAGTACGAATAGGTTTGGCGCTGGTCGCAGCAGCGTTGTTTAGTTTGAGTGGTTGTTCAGAACCCGAGCAAGCAAAGAAAGAGCCACCTAAATTAACGCAGTTGGATCAGCGTCTTACCCTCGCGGAATCGGCAGGGTTAATGGACAAGCGTATGCCGATGAAGAAATTGATGGAGCAATATGTATCGGTTGAAGTTGTCGACCTTGATAGCGGTGAATATCGGGATGCCTCCATGAGTGTAGACGAGTCATTCTCTGCATTTCCCATCGACCCAAGTAATGCAGTAAAGCTATCTTCCCGTGATGATCTTGCTGGGATTAAAATGCGTGAAAATAGGTTGCCTGTGTATTTGATTAAAGATGATAACGGGCAAGTCTCTCGAATTGTTTTGCCAATCCGTGGTGAAGGTAAGTTTGGTTTGATTTATGGCTACTTAGCCCTCTATAGCGACAACTACCACATTGCGAGTCTGTCGTTTTACAAACATGGGGAGAGCGCAGGATTAGGGGCGGAGATTACCGATAACGCTAACTGGACAAAGCAGTTCAAAGGCAAGCCTTTGTTCGACCAAGGTCACCCATCGATTCGTATCGTACAGGAAGGGCGCAATACACAAGACGCTTACTCTGTAGATGGAATCAGTGGGGCAACCTACACCAGCCAAGGCATTGAACACGCAATAAATTTTTGGACTGGAGAGCAGGGTTTTGGAAAGTTCCTAATACAATATGCCAGTCATAAGCACTATTAATCTGTCGCTCTTATGCATTTTTGGTTTTAAAGGTACAAGTACCACTTGATTTTGGAATTGAGTTTGTTTGAGTTCATCATAACCGTATGATTTTCACTCTCTTACAATAGATTGTAAATGTACACATTGTGACTGCTAGCGAGCCCAGATTCCTGCTCACGGTATTAGAAACGGTGTTCCTAGCATCCAACTATGTTCAGGTTTCTTTTTTGCAAGAAAGAACATGCCTGTCACCATTTAAACTGCATAAATAATAGGGTTTTACTTACTATACATTGCACGCTCTAAGGTCTATCAAAATAAGACAGTTCACATTTAATTCGATTGAACTGGTAGATTAATGTCAACTTCGAAATATTGCTCTTCTGGTTTGACTACTTTATATGAATCAAACCTAATTCTATTGTCCAAGCTATAACCACTGTTAGGTAACCAGACATTGAAAACGCCTTTATAGTCATGTGCAATTTCACTTGGGTTACCTTTTGCAGAATATGAGGCAAACTTCCCGCCTTTGATAATACGAGTGTCTGTGGTTACATCTGGCGGTAAAACAGTGTCTCTATCTATTTTTATACAAATATCATAAACACAACGACTTTTGTCAGTGATGTTTGGGTCGCTATAACACACATCAATTAACTGTGAATCATCATGGATGAGGCTACGGTGTTCGTCGATAAACTTTGGCCAATGATGGATAAGATCACCATAGTCTCCTATGTAACGTCGGTAGAGCACTCGTATATCTTTTAGGTCTCGAATTACAGTATTTTTATTATAGTATTCAAAGTCTTGGTATATGATTTTTGTCCCGTCGAAGTGGCTTACCAAGTCAAATTTCTTGTCCTTCTTCAGTTTTCTAAATTTTGCTGGCGAGATCCCATGGTGCTTAGTAAAGGCTGAGCTGTAGTTGGATGAGCTGTATCCGTAACCCAAGCCAATATTGGTAATACTATTGTTGGTATTAGTGCCTAGCACGATGGCACTGTCTTCCATTTTCAGGCGTTTGATTAACGAGTAAATACTTTCACCAGTAGACTTTTTAAATAATCGACTAAAGTGAAATTTTGATAAATTGCAATGACTTGCAACTTCTTCTACCCCTAGGTCACTGGTGAGGTTGTTGAAAATGTACTCAATGGCATGGTTAATGGTTTTATCTGTTATTTCCATATAAAAGTCGTTCGTTTATCACTAACTTGTTTCTGCGTCAGCTCAAGACTTCCGCCTCGTATTCTCACTACTACTTAGATTTTTGCTAGGAAAAAGCACAAATTCAGAAGTATAGAGAGATAAAACTTCGTATCATCATTGGTTTGGTAATGATAATGATTATCATATCAAAAGGAAGAGCATTGAGACAGCAGCGTTGAGGTTATCCAGTGGATTTGTTTGTTGTCTAAACCGCTTGTTGGGCGAGTGTCGGGTAGGCGTAAATACTAGGATTAATAAACAGCATGACTCAGTTTTCTCAACCTGTGCCAGAGAGCAAAACCTTACCCTATGAAAAACAAAGAAAATTCAATCAAGTAGAGATCGCTTGGAGTGACAAGGATGTGCCTCGTATCCAAGCTGATAACTATGAAAGCTTGGGGTTTGGTTATGGGTATGCCCATGCCCGAGATAGGTTGATTGAACTCGTTGGGCAGGCGATTGCAATGCGTGGCCAGCGCTCTAAATACTATGGGCCAGAAAGCTTCTCAACCTTAGGTTTCCTCAAAACGACCAACCTTAATTCTGACTTGATGTTCAAGCTTAGGGTTCCCGATGAATGGGTTAAAGAAGAGCTGGAACGATTAAACCCTGAGACTCGAGATTACATCTTTGGCTATGTAAATGGTCTAAATTATTTTGTCGATAACCTATCTGAGACACAATACCAGCAGATCATTGGTCAAGAGCCTATGGTTCGGTTTGAGGTCGATGATGTTATACGCTTCACGATGCGCTTTGGTGTAATGAAAGAGTTGGTCGAAATTGGCCCGCATCTAGTTGAATCAGCTAATTGTATTAACGCTAGCATACCAAGCGATATGTTTTCCCCTCATAACACACCAGTGGAAATTGAAGGGGGTTTTGGTAGCAATGCTTGGGCCTACGGTGGCGATGTTGTTGAAGGTGGTAGTGCCATATTGCTTGGTAACCCCCACTCAGCTTGGCAAAGAAACCCACATCAATTACGCATTTACATGCACCAGTGCTACCTGACGATTCCGGGTGAACTTGATGTAGCAGGCTCGACGTTCTTAGGATTTCCGCTACCGCTGACCGGGTACAATGCAGATGTCTCTTGGAGCATCTTGGATGCTGCGACCGTGACGCCATACGTTCTGCAGCGAATGGAGGTTAAGCTTGAACAAGACTCGATTAAGTACTTAGTGGATGGTGACTACCAGTCAGCGACGATACGCAGCATCGAAATTGAAACACTGCAAGAATCAGGTGAACTTACCATTCAAACTTACCAGTTTGCACAATCCCATTTAGGAACACTTTTCAAACTTCCTCAATCTCCAAACAAGCCAGCAGGCTGGTACGCCATCACCAATCCGGGGGAGAGGAATGCAAAGGGCCTAGATCAGTTTTTATCGGCGGCGAAGGCTCGCTCAACCAAAGAGTTTATCGAGCAGATAGAAGAGCACCGCGGTGTACTTTGTCAGCTTGTTGTTGCCGATAAGCATGGTGATGTGGGTTATGTAGTCGCGGGTAATGTTCCACCGATCGCGGATGAAGCGATGGCAAATGCCCATGTTGGTATTGAAGGTGTTGCGTTTAACGTCTTGGATGGAAGCCAAACAAGAAACTCGTTCCGTGATCAAAACCAGAGACCACTGCAAGCGGCCAAATCCTTTTATCCCAACATTATCTCTCGCGGCATCATTCACAATACCAACAATAGCTATAAGTACAGCGAATTTGGTCACCAACAGCCTAACTATCCATCGGTATTTGGTCAGCATAAACAGCAGCGCACATTGGCCGCCGCTCGGCTCGACTATGATCCTCGCTTGATAATGTCCTATAAGCGAATGCAAGAGATAAGCTCGAACGGCAAGATAAGTGCTCAACAAGCGCTAGAGGTCGTATTTGATAACCGCAACTACGCTGCTGAGACGTTTCTTGATTGGATTTTGACTCTAGAGCCAAGTGATTGCACAGCGTCAATCAAGCAAGCATTTCAAGTATTAGCAAGCTGGGACCGAAGGAACAACGCAGAGAGTCGAGGGGCACTATTATTTCATCAGCTTTGGAGCAAGCTAGTTAAGGCCAAGCTGGTTAGGGTGATTGGATTTGGTGACCCAGAAGTGGACTCAGAGATCTCAACCACATCACAAAGCCAGAAAGTGATATTGGCTGCATTGGAGCAGTCAGTGACAGAGTTAGAGCAACTTGGCTTTGCATTAGATACTGAGTGGGGGAGCGTTCTCTATCAGACCGCAGATAAACACCCAATAGCAATGCATGGTGGATCTTATGAGCAAGGTCTTCTCAACGGAGAAATGCCCGCTGAGTTAACCCGTGACGGTTTTGCCTACATCTTGTTTGGCACTGCCTATCTTCAGTTAACTCAATGGCAAGGTGGTGCGATTTGCCCACAGGTGTTATTGGCACATGGTCAGCGTGACGGGGTAGATTCAAAAGCACGCACATGTCAGTTGCAAATGTTCCTTGCTAAAGAGCTATACCCAATGCCTTACAGCCCACAGCAGTGGGAGAGTGTCAACATCACCAATAAAGTCACTATCATTGGAACTGACCCTGTTCCCTAATCCATTCCAGTTAACTCGTTATGTTTAACATATCTATTTTTTGAGGTTAACCAATTGATGAAAAAGATAATTTTAATATTGGTCGCTTTGCTTACTACGGCCACTTCAGCAACCGCGTTAGCATGGCCCAAGAGCTTTGTTAATGCCGATGGAAGCACGACAACGATTCCAACTAAGCCGGTTAGGGTGTTATCGACCTCAGTCACCGTCACAGGGACCTTGCTCGCCATTGACGCTCCTTTAATTGCAACGGCTACTGATACGACCGGGGGATTTTTTGGACAATGGCAGTCGGTCGCTGATCAACGTTCGGTAAAGAAGTTATGGCCTGCGGGGAGCGTGAACCTTGAATCTGCTTACCTTGAGCAGCCCGATCTGATTGTTGTATCTAAATCTGGTGCCGATTCCGCGCTTAATCAGGTTAAAGAGTTTCAATCTATCGCCCCAACCATTATTGTCGATTACAGCACTCAGTCATGGCAGGAACTTGCCAAGCAGTTGGGTGAAGCATTAGGCAGTGAAAAGCATGTTGAAAAGACGGTCGCTGAATTTGACCAGTTGATTGCAGATGCTAAGACTCAGTTAGACTTGCCTGATGGTAGGGTCAATATTATTAGCTACCACGGACCGGGCGTGACTAATGCAGTGGCAAAATCACAAGGGGCGCATGCGCTATTGCTTTCTGCTTTAGGGTTTGAGATCGAATCACCGGATGATAGTTGGCATACCGGCCCAACTTTTCATAGTGACTTTGTACTGGTTAACTATGAAAAGCTGACCGAACTTAGCGCTGAAACGAGCTTTTTACTTGAGGCGTCTGATGAGCGAGCTCAGCGTTTGATGTCTGATGTGGTACTGAAAAACTTGCCCTCGGTGAAAAATGAGCAAGTGTATGGGCTAGGGGAGAACACCTTTCGAGTGGATCTCTACAGTTCCAGAGATATCGTGAAAAATATGCTTGCACGATTTGGTCGCTAGGATGGCAGAAATGGTATTCCGATTGAAATGACTCAACTAGCTCATCCCGTTGCGCGAAGAAATAAGCGACAAATAAACCTGGTTTTGATGGCTGCCCTTATCAGTTTGCCAGCTTTAATGCTCATCAGCATATTCGTTGGCTCGCGAGATATTGCGGTGGCAACAACCCTAGAAGCGTTGACTCACTTTGATATCAACAACTCTCAGCATCTCATCGTTCATCATTTGCGAATTCCAAGGACCTTGTTGGCTGTAGTTGTGGGCGCGGCGCTTGGCGTGTCGGGCATCATAATGCAAGCGCTCACTCGTAACCCGTTGGCTGATCCCGGGATCCTTGGTGTTAATGCTGGAGCGATGACCATGATCGTACTAGGCATCTCCCTATTTGGGCTGACGAGCTTATCAACTTATGTATGGTTAGGATTGTTAGGGGCCGCGATTACAGGGGGTATGGTCTACCTTATTGCCGGAAAAGGGCGAAAGGTCGATGCAGTGCGAGTCGTCTTATCAGGTACGGCGTTAACGATCATGCTATTGGCTGTCACTAGCCTAATCACCATCAATAGTGATCAAGAAGTATTTCACCAGTATCGTCATTGGTCGATTGGGTCGCTACAAGGGCGTGGCTATGACGTGCTGTATCCTGTTTCTCTATTTATTGCGGTCGGGCTGTTATTGTCATTGGCATTAGCTAAGCCTCTAGATTCAATTGTGCTGGGCTTTGAAAAAGGCCTGACACTGGGTGTCAATCCTGCATTTGTCTGGGCGGGCTCATTTGTTGTTGTAACAATATTGGCTGGCAGCGCTACGGCAGCCGCGGGCCCCATTAGTTTTCTTGGTTTGACTGCGCCTCATATTACCAAGTTAATCGTTGGCACCGATCATAAAAAACTCCTACCTGCCTGTATGTTGATTTCAGCTTTATTACTCCTTATCGCCGATATATTGGGCCGTATCGTCGGTTATCCAGATGAAATTAGTGCCGGCATCATGGTGGCATTGATTGGTGGGCCATTCTTCTTGTACTTAATTAGGCGTTAGTGTGTTTACCGTTACTAAAATGCTTTCTTCTCGACATTTGTACGCCTTGCGATGCAAGTCAGCGTCGGTTGTGGTGAATATAAAGAATGTATCGATTGCAGCGATCATGGCTTTGAGTTTATGTGTTCTCACTTTGTTCGCTCTCAGTGTGGGAAAATTACCTATTACTGTTTATCAGGTATTGGAGATTCTATTGTCTTCGGAGCGCGTTGAAGCAGGCTTTCAAGCCAAAATACTGTGGGATATCCGCTTGCCGAGAGTGATCACTGCTGTGTTTGCAGGTGCAGCACTCGGGGTTTCTGGTGCGATCTTCCAATCTATCTCCCGCAACCCATTAGGCTCTCCCGACATTATAGGGTTCACCTCAGGGGCGGCGGTTGGCGCACTCATTCAAATCATCTATTTTGCTGGTGGCTCTGTTCAAGTCGCTGTTGGGGCGATTGTTGGCGGACTGGCAACTGCTGTTGTAGTACTGGCTTTATCTTATCAAGGCGGCAACATCAAGCGGCAAAATCTGGTGTTAACTGGTATTGGCGTTGGTGCAATACTCAGTGCATTTAATGGTTTGTTGCTGGTAAAAGGAGAGATAGATAGCGCTATTACAGGCAACCTATGGTTGGCTGGGTCGCTGCATGCCAGAACATGGGAGCACGCACTTCCAGTACTAATCGGGGTAGTTTTGCTACTGCCGTTAGTAAAGCTATTTACAGTCGCAATGGCCGGATTAGAGCTTGGGGAGTTACGTGCCCAGTCGATAGGCATTCGGGTACTAAAACTGCGCCTAATAATGACGCTAATTGGTGTTGCACTCGCGGCGTTAGCGACGGCAGCGACTGGACCAATTGCGTTTATCGCTTTGGCTGCTCCGCAACTGATGGTTCGGTTAAGAAACACTGCAAACTTACCCATTATTTCTTCGGCGCTGATGGGCGCGCTGATACTACTTATCGCCGACCTTACTACTCAACTATTGCCAATTGATTTGAACTTACCAATAGGAAGAGTGTGCGGAATAATTGGTGGGTTCTATTTACTTTGGCTTATCACCAGAAGCCGATAACTCAGTAACGTATTATGACTATTTTTGATTCTGTAATGGATGGACACCCAACACTTAGCGCTGAAAATCTTACGCTTGGATATGGCTCAAAAATCATATGTGAAGCGCTTGATGTGACTATACCGACTGGGCAATTAACGGTCATCGTTGGGCCAAATGGCTGTGGAAAGTCAACGCTTCTAAAAAGTCTATGCCGCTTGCTAAAGCCCAAGCAGGGGAGTGTCATTCTCAGTGGCGAGAAGATCCAGCGTATGCCTAGCAAAGAGATCGCTAAACTGCTAGGTTTTCTGCCTCAAAGTTCACCCACTCCAGAACGGGTGACGGTTGAAGAGTTAGTTGCACGTGGTCGCCATGCGCATCAAGGACTGTTTAGTCAGTGGAGCATAGAAGACGAGCAAGCGGTAAAACAAGCGATGCACGTAACACGTATTGAAGAGTTTGCCGAGCATACAGTTGATGCTCTCTCTGGCGGCCAACGGCAGCGGGTTTGGATTGCAATGCTGCTGGCTCAGCAAACTCCCATTCTAATGTTAGATGAGCCAACGACCTACTTAGATATCTCCCATCAACTAGAGTTGCTTGAGTTATTTAAAAAGCTCAAACAACAATTGGGCCATACCGTTGTTGCTGTGTTGCATGATTTAAACCAAGCCTGCCGTTACGCCGATAACCTGATTGTGTTAAGTGGTGGAAAAATTGTTGCTCAAGGTTCACCTGGAGAGTTAATGACCGAATCCTTGGTGAAGCAAGTGTTCGGCTTAGATAGCTTAATCATCCCAGATCCAGTCACAAACTCACCTATGATTGTGCCTAAAGCCCCCTTGATACCTGATGTCGTATGAGCCGACTTTAACCGGGTTTTACCTGACCCCCTTTTGGTTGTATGGCAAGATAAAAATCAAAATTAGCCTGATGATTTTTCTTTGAATTATCGGGCTTTTCGGCATTCTACCTACTGTAAAACTCTCAAAACTCTCAAAACTCTCAAAACTCGCCAACGTAGTAGTCTTTCACCACTCAATTCGCTTGCCCGTTCAAAAAGCACAAATTCAGAAGTATGTGCTGAAAACCCTTAGTAATATACGACTCATTAATGCGAATGGTTATCAAAATCATTGTTTGAATGACACGATAACTAGGCCATAAGAATCAAAGGCATGGATGACCAATAGTAATCCAGCATCTGGGTTTATTACTTGTTTAGAGCATGACCTTATTACGATAGTCACGTGATTTACGTGTCGGAAAATTAACAAAGCAGTGCGAAGCCGTACCCCCACGAACTCAACATCGAGGCAACGCAAGTTATTAGTGCTTGTAATACGGCGACCGACAAAACTCTAGGAGAATGACCAAATGGAATCATTGCGCATGGAGCGCTTAGCGAAAAGCCAGCCGAACAGACACCCTCTCAGTACTCTCGCAGCATCAATTGCCGTTGCCTGTTTTGGTATGCAGGCAGGGCTTGCCGTTGCTGCTGAAGAGACCAAAGACGGTACAGTACCAACTATGGTGGTATACGGGGACAAATCTGAACGTTCACTCCAAGAAACCAGCGCCAGTGTTGTCGTTTATGACCAAGACTCAATGCAGGAAAAGGGTATTCATACGACTCAGGATTTATTGAGAATGAGCCCGAACATTGTTGATACTGGCTATGGTAACCAGATTGCGACAGTACGAGGGGTTGATGGCTCCGGACCTGGTGTGGGTGCTGCTGCCTTCATTTCAGGTTCAAAACCGAGGCTAAATGTCTCTTTAGATGGACGAGCTCTGACCTACAATGAACTCGCCTATGGGCAAAATTCAATGTGGGATATCCAGCAAGCAGAGGTGTATCTTGGCCCACA encodes the following:
- a CDS encoding ABC transporter permease; this translates as MLIRMLRQSWRHDTNRKLLAVVTVFLAASLISALLAISINIGNKMSMEMKSYGANIEISPEGQVKLPDILAKNVNKLEKEDLLAESELPNIMDIFWRNNIIGFAPFVRGQVKAPEFDKTVNIIGTFFDKNLPVSDDGKYRTGNKTISTYWHVDGQWPDDEKTQALVGQSLAQKLGLKSGDKLELRGIENRTLSVTITGLLENGTTDENAVLLPLNLGQKLLGLEGRVQSVKVSALTVPENALSKKAREDLESLDSDEYDLWFCTAFVSSISFQLEGAMNNAMVKPLWQVAASEGMVIHKIQSLLFVVTFAALIASAMGIASLMTNAILQRAKEIGLMKSLGAHNWQVYALFYSESMICGVLGGLLGCLAGWGLSKVVGYALFGSSISFDWIIVPVVLFISTLITVLGTYFPSRRIASLYPIEVLYGRK
- a CDS encoding FtsX-like permease family protein — its product is MAANKSSSMLLTLVWRSLRLRAQRVLVVFMALTVGAAIITAMAGVYFDINQKMSHELRNYGANFFVGPDATATLTTKQYQQIKAEAPKDSLIASSPYLYGMVQAELEKIVLMGIDFSQLKKLVPYWQVEGRWIGVSFDDRNVMIGKKLAEKLELKVGSDLTVYNKSDRYTFKIKGIIESGSDEDNYLIVNLPFVQKWLNKGDEINFAMFSLTNDKGQVGQFESTLKQQYPDLLVRPIRKVSASEGKVLNKIKLLMGIVALVILVLSTLCVNTTMTSMISERRYEFALQKSLGASNQSITRQIVVETLAITFAAVIAGLLIGYVLAQFLGHSVFNATIDLRFPVLVITSLLSFAAALVAATLPTIRAIRIDPAKVLKGD
- a CDS encoding ABC transporter ATP-binding protein; this translates as MSDYAIKTEGLCKVFDQVHALDDINIEVKKGEFVAIMGASGSGKTTLMNILSCLDNPTSGKVFLDGEEADSLDEEGRRAFRAEKIGLVFQQFHLIPYLTALENVMLAQHYHSVPDEEAAKRVLEQVGLGHRFEHLPSQLSGGEQQRVCIARAIVNESPILFADEPTGNLDEENEKIVLDIFQKLHAQNRTIIMVTHNPSLGQYTDRIIRLQHGKYIGEEVLDVA
- a CDS encoding TlpA disulfide reductase family protein, with amino-acid sequence MWHKRRYVIALLAMLALFGCKDQKAQIGQPSPDIAAMNAAQQTVSLESYQGKKIVLEFWSSTCGACIAMMKKWQDVYARRSDEVAVIAINIDDYEVDLNEYATKYGFSFPMVKDQLGITKERFSIGVTPTTYLINRDGKLVDMHIGYSASMDLDKVISQL
- a CDS encoding copper chaperone PCu(A)C, with amino-acid sequence MLLTKFRPFLTALITVFAMMSSAWATENLQEKVQIESPVIFQLASGAKGTGSKMTIHNNSDEALVINGFKVDEFDKTMLHGTKYEAGKRKMFMVKSITIPAYKKLALTPNTHHFMMFGPKRELELGEYLTMIVNTNQGDFKVIAQVVPRKLK
- the nqrC gene encoding NADH:ubiquinone reductase (Na(+)-transporting) subunit C; translation: MKVRIGLALVAAALFSLSGCSEPEQAKKEPPKLTQLDQRLTLAESAGLMDKRMPMKKLMEQYVSVEVVDLDSGEYRDASMSVDESFSAFPIDPSNAVKLSSRDDLAGIKMRENRLPVYLIKDDNGQVSRIVLPIRGEGKFGLIYGYLALYSDNYHIASLSFYKHGESAGLGAEITDNANWTKQFKGKPLFDQGHPSIRIVQEGRNTQDAYSVDGISGATYTSQGIEHAINFWTGEQGFGKFLIQYASHKHY
- a CDS encoding GyrI-like domain-containing protein, with the translated sequence MEITDKTINHAIEYIFNNLTSDLGVEEVASHCNLSKFHFSRLFKKSTGESIYSLIKRLKMEDSAIVLGTNTNNSITNIGLGYGYSSSNYSSAFTKHHGISPAKFRKLKKDKKFDLVSHFDGTKIIYQDFEYYNKNTVIRDLKDIRVLYRRYIGDYGDLIHHWPKFIDEHRSLIHDDSQLIDVCYSDPNITDKSRCVYDICIKIDRDTVLPPDVTTDTRIIKGGKFASYSAKGNPSEIAHDYKGVFNVWLPNSGYSLDNRIRFDSYKVVKPEEQYFEVDINLPVQSN
- a CDS encoding penicillin acylase family protein, producing MTQFSQPVPESKTLPYEKQRKFNQVEIAWSDKDVPRIQADNYESLGFGYGYAHARDRLIELVGQAIAMRGQRSKYYGPESFSTLGFLKTTNLNSDLMFKLRVPDEWVKEELERLNPETRDYIFGYVNGLNYFVDNLSETQYQQIIGQEPMVRFEVDDVIRFTMRFGVMKELVEIGPHLVESANCINASIPSDMFSPHNTPVEIEGGFGSNAWAYGGDVVEGGSAILLGNPHSAWQRNPHQLRIYMHQCYLTIPGELDVAGSTFLGFPLPLTGYNADVSWSILDAATVTPYVLQRMEVKLEQDSIKYLVDGDYQSATIRSIEIETLQESGELTIQTYQFAQSHLGTLFKLPQSPNKPAGWYAITNPGERNAKGLDQFLSAAKARSTKEFIEQIEEHRGVLCQLVVADKHGDVGYVVAGNVPPIADEAMANAHVGIEGVAFNVLDGSQTRNSFRDQNQRPLQAAKSFYPNIISRGIIHNTNNSYKYSEFGHQQPNYPSVFGQHKQQRTLAAARLDYDPRLIMSYKRMQEISSNGKISAQQALEVVFDNRNYAAETFLDWILTLEPSDCTASIKQAFQVLASWDRRNNAESRGALLFHQLWSKLVKAKLVRVIGFGDPEVDSEISTTSQSQKVILAALEQSVTELEQLGFALDTEWGSVLYQTADKHPIAMHGGSYEQGLLNGEMPAELTRDGFAYILFGTAYLQLTQWQGGAICPQVLLAHGQRDGVDSKARTCQLQMFLAKELYPMPYSPQQWESVNITNKVTIIGTDPVP